The following are encoded in a window of Blattabacterium cuenoti genomic DNA:
- a CDS encoding dihydrofolate reductase, whose product MKIILISAISSNGFIGKNNQLMWHLPNDLKRFKNMTFGETILMGRKTFESIGKILPGRRNIILTKKNKIHFFSSNKTNPCGTFEVYSSLKQVYDLNYKKIFVIGGEEIYTSTIDKAHIIELTVIHKKFYGDAKFPKISLRKWKKKYEFFHEKDKHHLYNYSFIQYERKD is encoded by the coding sequence ATGAAAATTATACTAATTTCTGCTATTTCTAGCAATGGCTTTATAGGAAAAAATAATCAATTAATGTGGCATTTACCAAATGATTTAAAACGTTTCAAAAATATGACTTTTGGAGAAACCATTCTGATGGGTCGGAAAACTTTTGAATCCATTGGGAAAATTCTTCCAGGAAGAAGAAATATTATACTCACAAAAAAAAATAAAATACATTTTTTTTCCTCGAATAAGACTAATCCTTGCGGAACTTTTGAAGTTTATTCTTCTTTGAAACAAGTTTATGACTTAAATTATAAAAAAATATTTGTGATAGGAGGAGAAGAAATCTATACTTCTACTATAGATAAAGCTCATATCATAGAATTAACTGTAATTCACAAAAAATTTTACGGAGATGCAAAATTTCCAAAAATTTCTCTTAGGAAGTGGAAAAAAAAATATGAATTTTTTCATGAAAAAGATAAACATCATTTATATAATTACAGTTTTATACAATATGAAAGAAAAGACTAA
- a CDS encoding LemA family protein: MKKSFLIIISTIFILIFVISLWITETYNQLVKLNEKIKTQWSQVENVYQRRADLIPNLVKTVKGSANFEKNTLNQVIEARTKTTSMNINPNNLNQDQISKFQRAQEGLQSSLSRLLLIVENYPHLKSTQNFLELQNQLEGTENRINVERNRFNDQVNHFNTYRNKFPKIIIANFFPQFREKGYFKSQIESEKAPIINFQD; encoded by the coding sequence ATGAAAAAAAGTTTTTTAATTATTATTTCCACTATATTCATCTTAATATTTGTAATCAGTTTATGGATAACTGAAACATATAATCAACTAGTCAAATTGAATGAAAAGATAAAAACACAATGGAGTCAAGTGGAAAACGTTTATCAAAGACGAGCAGACTTAATTCCAAACTTAGTAAAAACGGTAAAAGGATCTGCTAATTTTGAAAAAAACACTCTGAATCAAGTCATAGAAGCAAGAACAAAAACCACTTCCATGAATATCAATCCCAATAATTTAAATCAAGATCAAATAAGCAAGTTTCAAAGAGCGCAAGAAGGATTACAAAGTTCTCTTAGCAGATTATTATTAATTGTAGAAAATTATCCTCATTTAAAATCAACACAAAATTTTTTAGAATTACAAAATCAATTAGAAGGAACAGAAAATCGTATTAATGTGGAAAGGAACCGTTTTAATGATCAAGTCAATCATTTTAATACTTATAGAAATAAATTTCCAAAAATTATCATCGCGAATTTTTTTCCTCAATTTAGAGAAAAAGGATATTTCAAATCTCAAATAGAATCAGAAAAAGCTCCTATTATAAATTTTCAGGATTAA
- a CDS encoding bifunctional nuclease family protein, which produces MEQLIRLAIRGISLSQIQSGIYVLLLEEESGRIKLPIIIESLQAQSIAYALGKRDPSRSFTHDLFITFSKAFHIKLKAVVIYKLLNGIFFSYILFEGENKEHKIDSKTSDAVALAVRFQAPIYTTKEIFDKAGIYFENGFPIENKENETSSEGGIENSVQLSFKKENSQKDLEKMTERDLNVLLNHAVVNECYELAARIKKELDRRE; this is translated from the coding sequence ATGGAACAACTTATCAGATTAGCTATACGTGGAATCTCCTTAAGTCAAATACAATCTGGAATATATGTTTTATTACTGGAAGAAGAATCTGGAAGAATAAAACTTCCTATTATCATAGAGAGTTTGCAGGCTCAATCTATTGCTTATGCTCTAGGAAAAAGAGATCCATCTAGATCTTTTACACATGATCTATTTATCACTTTTTCGAAAGCATTTCATATAAAGTTAAAAGCAGTTGTTATATATAAATTACTCAATGGAATATTTTTTTCTTATATCCTGTTTGAAGGAGAAAATAAAGAACATAAAATAGATTCCAAAACATCCGATGCGGTAGCTTTAGCTGTGCGATTTCAAGCTCCCATTTATACTACAAAAGAAATATTTGATAAGGCTGGAATTTATTTTGAAAATGGATTTCCTATCGAAAATAAAGAAAATGAGACCTCTTCAGAAGGAGGGATTGAAAATTCTGTTCAACTTTCTTTTAAAAAAGAAAACAGTCAAAAAGATTTAGAAAAAATGACAGAAAGAGATCTGAACGTTTTATTAAATCATGCAGTTGTAAATGAATGTTACGAACTGGCGGCCAGGATCAAAAAAGAACTAGATAGAAGAGAATAA
- a CDS encoding pyruvate dehydrogenase complex E1 component subunit beta gives MKEKTFREVLAEAMSEEMRRDKAVYLMGEEVAQYNGAYKASKGMLEEFGPKRVIDTPISELGFSGIGVGSAMNGCRPIIEFMTFNFSLVAMDQIINNAAKIRYMSGGQWNIPIVFRGPTGSAGQLGATHSQSFESWYASCPGLKVVIPCNPYDAKGLLKSAIRDNNPVIFMESEQMYGDKMMIPEEEYILPIGKAEVKKEGTDISLVSFGKIMKMALNIANKLDRENISVEVIDIRTIRPLDYESILFSVKKTNRLVILEESWPFSSIASEVSYVIQKKAFDYLDAPISRITLLDTPAPYSSNLIKAWFPNEEKIIKTIKETLYII, from the coding sequence ATGAAAGAAAAAACTTTTCGTGAAGTCCTAGCAGAAGCTATGAGTGAAGAAATGAGAAGAGATAAGGCGGTCTACCTTATGGGAGAAGAAGTGGCTCAATATAATGGAGCTTATAAAGCTTCCAAAGGAATGCTTGAAGAATTTGGCCCAAAAAGAGTTATCGATACACCTATATCAGAATTAGGATTTTCTGGAATAGGAGTAGGTTCTGCCATGAACGGATGCAGACCTATTATTGAATTTATGACTTTTAATTTCTCTTTAGTCGCCATGGACCAAATTATTAATAATGCGGCAAAAATCCGTTATATGAGTGGGGGGCAATGGAATATTCCTATTGTTTTTAGAGGTCCTACTGGATCTGCTGGACAATTAGGAGCTACGCATTCTCAATCTTTTGAAAGTTGGTATGCTAGTTGTCCTGGATTAAAAGTAGTAATTCCATGTAATCCATATGATGCTAAAGGACTTTTAAAATCCGCTATAAGAGATAACAATCCCGTAATTTTTATGGAATCTGAACAAATGTATGGGGATAAAATGATGATTCCAGAAGAAGAATATATTCTTCCTATTGGAAAAGCTGAAGTAAAAAAAGAAGGAACAGATATTAGTTTAGTTTCTTTTGGAAAGATAATGAAAATGGCCTTAAACATTGCCAATAAATTAGATCGAGAAAACATCAGTGTAGAAGTCATAGATATTCGGACTATTCGTCCGTTAGATTATGAGTCTATACTTTTTTCTGTGAAAAAAACTAATCGTTTAGTGATTTTAGAGGAATCCTGGCCTTTTTCTTCAATAGCTTCTGAAGTCTCTTATGTTATACAAAAAAAAGCGTTTGACTACTTGGATGCGCCTATCAGTAGAATTACTCTACTTGATACTCCTGCACCTTATTCTTCTAATTTAATTAAAGCTTGGTTTCCAAATGAAGAAAAAATAATAAAGACTATAAAAGAAACCCTTTACATTATCTAA
- the ndk gene encoding nucleoside-diphosphate kinase, which yields MMGKITLAIIKPDSVEKGYIGPILFHIVNAGFHIMALKMTDLSKRSAKKFYAEHKKSLFFDSLVNFMSSGPIVSIILEKENAVEDFRILIGDTNPIHAAEGTIRKLYASSLEKNAIHGSDSNQNAVRECLFYFSHREIYW from the coding sequence ATGATGGGAAAAATCACATTGGCTATCATAAAGCCTGATTCTGTTGAAAAAGGATATATAGGGCCTATTTTGTTTCATATAGTCAATGCAGGATTTCATATTATGGCACTTAAAATGACGGATCTCTCTAAAAGATCTGCAAAAAAATTTTATGCAGAACATAAAAAAAGTCTTTTTTTCGATTCTTTAGTGAACTTTATGTCTTCCGGACCAATAGTCTCTATTATTCTAGAAAAAGAAAATGCAGTAGAAGATTTTAGAATTTTAATAGGAGATACAAATCCCATTCATGCAGCTGAAGGGACTATACGAAAGTTATATGCAAGTTCTTTAGAAAAAAATGCGATTCATGGATCAGATAGTAATCAAAATGCTGTTAGAGAATGTCTATTTTATTTCTCTCATCGAGAAATTTACTGGTAA
- a CDS encoding alpha-ketoacid dehydrogenase subunit alpha/beta, translated as MNTNSIKYGMEINDGKTSFDLFRKMILTDYKLARISRETSLLGRKEVLNGRAKFGIFGDGKEIPQLAMAKVFKNGDFRSGYYRDQTFMMAIGVLNVRSFFSQLYAHSDLEAEPVSSGRMMTSHFGTRLLNKDGSWKNLITQKNSSADISSTAGQMPRLLGLAQASKIYKKLKNLKKTHKMFSHNGNEVAFGTIGNASISEGLFWETVNAASVLQIPIILSIWDDEYGISVPNKYQFSKRNISDLLSGFQRNKEENGIEILRVNGSNYMDLTKTYVQADQIARHEHIPVIIHVTNLTQPQGHSTSSSHERYKSKERLEWEMKNDGIKKFRDWILNFQFKTDTGFFKKIANGDSMNKIDVEAKEYVLQEQRKAWEAFQKPIEKIKNEAIRILQKLQYAFPRKKWIKNSVKELLTIKQLHTKRSIFSVVRRSLYLLSKEESYQKECLIKWFKKKYHEEKENYSSHLYSISEKASVKITEVFPVYNKKNCCEVDGRIVLRENFDKLLELYPDLLIFGEDVGKIGDVNQGLEGLQKKYGESRVFDTGIRESTILGQGIGLALRGLRPIVEIQYLDYILYALQIMSDDLACLQYRTKGGQKSPVIIRTRGHRLEGIWHSGSPMGGIINYLRGIFVLVPRNMVKAAGFYNTLLAGDDPALVIECLNGYRIKEKLPENLGYFRTPIGIAEVTKIGKDITIVTYGSTWRIVHEAAEELSKINIDPEIIDIQSLLPFDLQKNIGKSLRKTNRLLIIDEDVPGGASAYILQKILEEQNGYYYLDNPPITITAQEHRPPYGSDGDYFSKPSVENIVEKVLKIMQDS; from the coding sequence ATGAATACAAATAGTATAAAATATGGAATGGAGATAAATGATGGGAAAACCTCTTTCGATTTGTTTCGAAAAATGATTTTGACTGATTATAAATTAGCAAGAATCAGTCGTGAAACAAGTCTTTTAGGTCGTAAAGAAGTCTTAAATGGAAGAGCTAAATTCGGAATATTTGGAGATGGAAAAGAAATTCCTCAACTAGCTATGGCTAAAGTTTTTAAAAATGGTGACTTTAGATCTGGATATTATAGAGATCAAACTTTTATGATGGCTATTGGAGTTTTAAATGTAAGAAGTTTTTTTTCTCAATTATATGCGCATTCTGATTTAGAAGCAGAACCTGTTTCTTCTGGTAGAATGATGACTTCTCATTTTGGAACACGTCTTCTGAACAAAGATGGAAGTTGGAAAAACCTCATCACCCAAAAAAACTCTAGTGCAGATATTTCTTCTACAGCTGGACAAATGCCAAGACTATTAGGTCTGGCTCAAGCTTCTAAAATTTATAAGAAATTAAAAAATTTGAAGAAAACACATAAAATGTTTTCTCATAATGGAAATGAAGTCGCTTTTGGAACTATTGGAAATGCCAGCATTTCTGAAGGGTTGTTTTGGGAAACCGTGAATGCAGCTTCCGTATTACAAATACCTATTATCCTTTCTATTTGGGATGATGAGTATGGAATATCCGTTCCTAATAAGTATCAATTTTCAAAACGAAATATTAGCGATCTTTTATCAGGTTTTCAGAGAAATAAAGAAGAAAATGGGATAGAAATTCTTCGTGTAAATGGATCCAATTACATGGATCTTACAAAAACGTATGTTCAAGCAGATCAAATAGCTCGTCATGAACATATTCCAGTTATCATTCATGTGACGAATCTTACCCAACCACAAGGACATTCTACCTCTTCGTCACATGAACGATATAAATCTAAAGAGCGTTTAGAATGGGAAATGAAAAATGATGGAATCAAAAAATTTAGGGATTGGATTTTGAATTTTCAGTTTAAAACAGACACTGGCTTTTTTAAAAAGATTGCAAATGGAGATTCTATGAATAAAATAGATGTAGAAGCCAAAGAATATGTTCTTCAAGAACAAAGAAAAGCTTGGGAAGCGTTTCAAAAGCCTATTGAAAAAATAAAAAATGAAGCTATTCGGATTTTGCAAAAATTGCAATATGCATTTCCACGTAAGAAATGGATAAAAAATTCTGTCAAAGAATTGCTTACTATCAAACAGTTACATACGAAAAGATCCATTTTTAGTGTTGTCAGAAGATCTTTGTATCTTCTGTCGAAAGAAGAATCTTATCAGAAAGAATGTCTGATAAAATGGTTTAAAAAAAAATACCATGAAGAAAAAGAGAATTATTCTTCACATTTATATAGCATTTCTGAAAAAGCTTCCGTAAAAATTACCGAAGTTTTTCCTGTATATAATAAGAAAAATTGTTGTGAAGTAGACGGAAGAATCGTTTTAAGAGAGAATTTTGATAAGTTATTAGAATTATACCCAGATCTTTTAATCTTTGGAGAAGATGTCGGTAAAATTGGAGACGTAAATCAAGGATTAGAAGGTCTTCAAAAAAAATATGGAGAATCACGAGTTTTCGATACGGGAATACGTGAATCTACTATTCTTGGACAGGGAATTGGTCTTGCTTTGCGTGGACTTCGTCCTATAGTTGAAATTCAATATTTAGATTATATTCTGTATGCTTTGCAAATTATGAGTGATGATCTGGCTTGTTTGCAATACAGAACAAAAGGAGGGCAAAAATCTCCCGTTATTATTCGAACAAGAGGACATCGTTTAGAAGGAATATGGCATTCTGGTTCTCCTATGGGAGGTATCATCAATTATTTAAGAGGGATTTTTGTACTTGTTCCAAGAAATATGGTAAAAGCTGCAGGCTTTTATAATACTCTTCTAGCTGGAGATGATCCAGCTTTAGTGATTGAATGTCTAAATGGTTATAGAATAAAGGAAAAACTTCCGGAAAACTTAGGTTATTTTAGAACTCCTATTGGAATAGCAGAAGTGACTAAAATAGGAAAAGATATTACAATTGTTACTTATGGTTCTACATGGAGAATTGTCCATGAGGCCGCAGAAGAATTATCTAAAATAAATATTGATCCTGAAATCATTGATATTCAATCTCTATTGCCTTTTGATCTTCAAAAGAATATTGGAAAAAGCTTAAGAAAAACAAATAGATTATTAATTATAGATGAAGATGTTCCAGGAGGGGCTTCTGCTTATATACTCCAAAAAATATTAGAAGAACAAAACGGATACTATTATTTAGATAATCCTCCTATTACAATTACGGCTCAAGAGCATCGTCCTCCATATGGATCTGATGGAGATTATTTTTCAAAACCATCTGTTGAAAATATTGTAGAAAAAGTATTAAAAATTATGCAGGATAGTTAG
- a CDS encoding TPM domain-containing protein: MKKILKEISKILLILLIFTNFVQGQLNIPDNPKKIYPVYDYAGVLSHPQIQKLNERLIQYSKKTSTEILISIVPDLYGEDPNFLASKWGNKWHIGKKYKNNGIIILLSINDKKISIQNGYGIEPYLTDFTTRRLIQKIKPLLKKNLYYEAIDISLKEIFRTMKNEYINKENKKNHFSKWNLAFSISVFLIMFFFLYKKVIDPTSLLNILFLTNITNLIKKSSDNEDSFDGFGEGGNFGGGGSCENW, encoded by the coding sequence ATGAAAAAAATTCTAAAAGAGATTAGTAAAATTTTACTCATTTTACTAATTTTCACAAATTTCGTACAAGGACAATTAAATATTCCGGATAATCCAAAAAAAATATATCCCGTTTACGACTATGCAGGAGTTTTATCCCACCCTCAAATACAAAAATTAAATGAAAGACTCATTCAATATTCAAAAAAAACCTCTACAGAAATTTTAATTTCTATTGTTCCAGATCTTTATGGAGAAGATCCAAATTTTTTAGCTTCTAAATGGGGGAATAAATGGCATATTGGAAAAAAATATAAAAACAATGGAATTATCATATTATTATCTATTAACGATAAAAAAATCTCCATTCAAAATGGATACGGAATAGAACCCTACTTGACCGATTTTACCACTCGACGACTCATCCAAAAAATAAAACCTCTTTTAAAAAAAAATCTATACTATGAAGCTATAGATATCAGTCTGAAAGAAATATTCAGAACCATGAAAAATGAATATATAAACAAGGAAAACAAAAAAAATCATTTTTCCAAATGGAATTTGGCTTTTTCTATTAGTGTTTTTTTGATTATGTTTTTTTTCTTATATAAAAAAGTAATCGACCCAACATCATTATTAAATATATTATTTTTAACGAATATTACGAATCTTATAAAAAAATCTTCCGATAATGAAGATAGTTTTGACGGATTCGGAGAAGGTGGAAATTTTGGAGGTGGTGGATCATGCGAAAACTGGTGA
- the metF gene encoding methylenetetrahydrofolate reductase [NAD(P)H], translating to MKVTDHIAKAKKSLFSFEILPPLRGHDIKDIFSTLDPLMEFNPPFIDVTYHREEFIYVEKENGLLQRKTISRRPGTVGICAAIMNKYGIDAVPHLICGGFNRQMTENALIDLNFLGIDNVLVLRGDPLKSEKSFFSKKNGHQYAVELVEQVQNLNMGKYLDNTFEQKDSPLFDFCIGIAGYPEKHLEAPNMESDLFFLKKKVEAGANYIVTQMFFDNKKYFSFVKKCRSEGVDVPIIPGIKPISSKKQLNSLPSRFYLNIPHELVKEIEKVKDKKMVSHIGIEWAIQQSKELKDSGVEVIHYYTMDKPENIYQIVQAVY from the coding sequence ATGAAAGTAACTGATCATATAGCTAAAGCTAAAAAGAGTTTATTTTCTTTTGAAATACTACCTCCTTTAAGAGGACATGACATCAAAGATATTTTTTCTACATTAGATCCTCTAATGGAATTTAATCCTCCTTTTATTGATGTCACATATCATCGTGAGGAATTTATTTATGTAGAAAAAGAAAATGGACTTTTACAAAGAAAAACTATTTCAAGACGTCCAGGAACTGTAGGAATTTGTGCGGCTATTATGAATAAATATGGAATAGATGCGGTTCCACACCTCATTTGTGGTGGATTCAATAGACAAATGACGGAAAATGCTTTAATAGATCTAAATTTTTTAGGAATAGACAATGTTTTAGTTCTTCGAGGAGATCCTTTAAAATCTGAAAAGAGTTTTTTTTCGAAAAAAAACGGTCATCAATATGCTGTAGAATTGGTTGAACAAGTTCAAAACTTGAACATGGGGAAGTACCTTGATAATACTTTCGAACAAAAAGATTCTCCATTATTTGATTTTTGTATTGGAATAGCTGGATATCCAGAAAAACATTTAGAAGCGCCAAATATGGAAAGTGATTTGTTTTTTTTAAAGAAAAAAGTGGAAGCAGGAGCTAATTATATTGTCACTCAAATGTTTTTTGATAATAAAAAATACTTTTCTTTTGTAAAAAAATGTAGATCAGAAGGAGTGGATGTACCTATCATACCTGGAATTAAACCAATTTCTTCTAAAAAACAGTTAAATAGTCTTCCTTCTCGTTTTTATTTAAATATTCCTCATGAATTAGTGAAAGAAATTGAAAAAGTAAAAGATAAAAAAATGGTTTCTCATATTGGAATTGAATGGGCGATCCAACAATCTAAAGAACTAAAAGATTCTGGAGTTGAAGTGATCCATTATTACACCATGGACAAACCAGAAAATATTTATCAGATAGTTCAAGCTGTGTATTAA
- a CDS encoding valine--tRNA ligase, whose protein sequence is MDIPIKYDPKSVEKRIYHHWMNENYFFSLPGKKAPYTILMPPPNITGVLHIGHILNNTIQDILIRYARMKGYNPCWIPGMDHASIATEAKVVHQLKEKGLSKILIGREKFLSHVSEWSEKHKNIILNQLKKLGCSCDWNRVQFTMNNKLSKSVTEVFIDLYNQGYIYRGYRVVNWDPEAKTTISDEEVFYREQKGKLFYIKYPIEGEKYFVTIATTRPETMFGDTAICFHPDDNRYFHLKGKYARIPIINRLIPIIQDSYVDPSFGSGCLKITPAHDINDKAIADTYHLEIIDIFNEDATLNEKCLHYQGMDRFEVRKNIIKELSSLEVLSKVDNFNQKIGFSERTKTVVEQKLSLQWFLKMKKMSIPAVEAVKNGEIQFYPSKFKKIYFQWMDKIRDWNISRQLWWGHRIPVYYYGNSKNDFVVAENLEQALIKAKIKSHDPHLKENEIRQESDVLDTWFSSWILPMSVFDGIIHPHNREISYYYPTEDLVTGSDILFFWVSRMIMAGFFFRKQKPFKRVFFTGIVRDDKNQKISKSLNNSPNPVDLIEKYGADAVRMGIMLRASAGKDFHFEENICLLGRNFSNKIWNAFRLIKSWKIEEKNKDFPEASKKAIRWFENRFYHVLEIFEKNFHQYKFDESLMILYKLIWNDFCSWFLEIIKPVFGKGISKPVYSNTIKWFENVLKLLHPYMPFLSEEIWSLLQKRTREEALIISSWPKKKSYNQKILVSFEKAVQIISQIRSIRNKMNIPYKKSLVFFYMKEGIEKEYHSIILKLANLSQIIHVLKKPKKEQFFSFFLGTDKYFLYLDRKYSSNKIDLIQIEKKIQYFYNLLSMIRKNLSNNKYVKSVPKEILLKEKKKESDTLKKIVHLEEFLKRKNKNLD, encoded by the coding sequence ATGGATATTCCAATTAAATATGATCCAAAATCTGTAGAAAAAAGAATCTATCATCATTGGATGAATGAAAATTACTTTTTTTCTTTACCGGGAAAGAAGGCCCCTTATACAATTTTGATGCCGCCTCCTAATATTACTGGAGTTCTTCATATTGGACATATTTTGAATAATACTATACAGGACATATTGATTAGATATGCAAGAATGAAAGGATACAATCCTTGTTGGATTCCTGGGATGGATCATGCTTCTATTGCCACAGAAGCAAAAGTAGTTCATCAATTAAAGGAAAAAGGATTGTCTAAAATTCTTATAGGAAGAGAGAAATTTTTATCACATGTTTCGGAATGGTCTGAAAAACATAAGAACATTATTTTAAATCAACTAAAAAAATTGGGGTGTTCTTGTGATTGGAACCGTGTTCAATTTACTATGAACAATAAATTATCCAAATCTGTTACAGAAGTTTTTATAGATTTATATAATCAGGGATATATATACAGGGGTTATCGTGTAGTAAATTGGGATCCAGAAGCTAAAACGACTATTTCGGATGAAGAAGTCTTCTATCGAGAACAAAAAGGAAAACTTTTTTATATAAAATATCCAATAGAAGGGGAAAAATATTTTGTGACTATTGCTACGACTCGTCCTGAAACCATGTTTGGGGATACAGCTATTTGTTTCCATCCAGATGACAATCGTTATTTTCATTTAAAGGGAAAATACGCAAGAATCCCAATAATCAATCGATTGATACCTATTATTCAAGATTCATACGTAGATCCATCTTTTGGATCAGGATGTTTAAAAATCACTCCAGCTCATGACATCAATGATAAAGCTATTGCTGATACATATCATTTAGAGATAATTGACATTTTCAATGAGGATGCAACTCTCAATGAAAAATGTCTTCATTATCAAGGAATGGATCGTTTTGAAGTGAGGAAAAATATAATCAAAGAGTTATCTAGCTTAGAAGTTTTGTCTAAGGTAGATAACTTTAATCAAAAAATTGGATTCTCAGAAAGAACAAAAACCGTAGTAGAACAAAAATTGTCTCTTCAATGGTTTCTAAAGATGAAAAAAATGTCTATTCCTGCTGTAGAAGCAGTTAAAAATGGAGAAATCCAATTTTATCCAAGTAAATTTAAAAAAATTTATTTTCAGTGGATGGATAAAATTCGTGATTGGAATATATCTAGACAATTGTGGTGGGGACATCGTATCCCAGTTTATTATTATGGAAATTCAAAAAATGATTTTGTAGTAGCAGAAAATTTGGAACAAGCCTTAATAAAAGCGAAAATTAAGAGTCATGATCCTCATTTAAAGGAAAATGAAATTAGACAAGAATCAGATGTTTTAGATACATGGTTTTCTTCCTGGATCTTACCTATGTCTGTTTTTGATGGAATTATTCATCCTCATAATCGAGAAATATCTTATTACTATCCTACTGAAGATTTAGTTACAGGTTCAGATATCTTGTTTTTTTGGGTTTCGCGTATGATTATGGCTGGTTTTTTTTTCAGAAAACAAAAACCATTTAAAAGGGTTTTTTTTACTGGAATAGTAAGAGATGATAAAAATCAGAAAATATCTAAATCTCTAAATAATTCTCCAAATCCTGTAGATTTAATTGAAAAATATGGAGCAGATGCTGTTCGTATGGGGATTATGCTAAGAGCTAGTGCAGGAAAAGATTTTCATTTTGAGGAAAATATCTGTTTACTAGGAAGAAATTTTTCTAATAAGATATGGAATGCTTTTCGTTTGATAAAAAGTTGGAAAATAGAAGAAAAAAATAAAGATTTTCCTGAAGCATCTAAAAAGGCTATTAGATGGTTTGAAAATCGTTTTTATCATGTTTTAGAAATTTTTGAAAAAAATTTTCATCAATATAAATTTGATGAATCATTGATGATTTTATATAAGTTAATTTGGAATGATTTTTGTTCTTGGTTTCTTGAAATTATTAAACCTGTTTTTGGAAAAGGGATATCGAAACCAGTCTATTCAAATACAATTAAGTGGTTTGAGAATGTGTTAAAACTATTACATCCATATATGCCTTTTCTTTCCGAAGAAATTTGGAGTCTTCTTCAAAAAAGAACAAGAGAAGAAGCTTTAATTATTTCTTCTTGGCCTAAAAAAAAATCCTATAATCAGAAAATTTTAGTTTCTTTTGAAAAGGCAGTTCAAATTATATCTCAAATACGTTCTATAAGAAATAAAATGAATATTCCTTATAAAAAAAGTTTAGTTTTCTTTTACATGAAAGAAGGAATAGAGAAAGAATACCATTCTATAATATTAAAATTAGCAAATTTATCTCAAATCATTCATGTTTTAAAAAAACCTAAAAAAGAACAATTTTTTTCCTTTTTTTTAGGAACGGATAAATATTTTCTTTATTTAGATAGAAAGTATTCTTCTAATAAAATAGATCTTATTCAAATTGAAAAAAAAATTCAATATTTTTATAATTTATTATCTATGATCCGGAAGAATTTATCCAACAATAAATATGTGAAATCTGTTCCAAAAGAAATCCTTTTAAAGGAAAAAAAGAAAGAAAGTGATACTTTGAAAAAAATAGTTCATCTTGAAGAATTCTTAAAAAGAAAAAATAAAAATTTAGATTAG